A region from the Halichondria panicea chromosome 11, odHalPani1.1, whole genome shotgun sequence genome encodes:
- the LOC135343516 gene encoding LOW QUALITY PROTEIN: probable tRNA(His) guanylyltransferase (The sequence of the model RefSeq protein was modified relative to this genomic sequence to represent the inferred CDS: substituted 1 base at 1 genomic stop codon) — translation MSSQAICWLRLLNQSSVMAKSKYEYVKRFEVVDTCLPNTWLVVRLDGRIFTKFTCEHKMTKPSDERGLGLMNKCAEVVMREFSDLVFSYGQSDEFSFVLKRETTLFSRRASKIITTISSFFAASYVFHWPSYFPDTPLLYPPTFDGRVVLYPTPSNLRDYLSWRQADCHINNLYNTCFWALVHSGLSTTEAQAKLSGSVSADKNELLFSXFGINYNHTSEMFRKGTVLLWTPVPPKDPLTNKPEQEIVSSPKADITTRSVQDGGAGVGGSKKTKRTIRPLYCDIISDEFWREHLNLK, via the exons ATGTCCTCACAGGCCATTTGCTGGCTAAGGCTATTAAACCAAAGTTCTGTCATGGCAAAGTCAAAGTATGAATATGTGAAGAGATTTGAAGTTGTGGACACCTGTCTCCCCAATACGTGGCTGGTGGTGCGACTGGATGGACGCATCTTCACCAA GTTCACGTGCGAGCACAAGATGACTAAACCCAGTGATGAGCGTGGGCTGGGTCTAATGAACAAGTGTGCAGAGGTTGTTATGAGAGAGTTCTCTGATCTTGTCTTCTCTTATGGGCAGAGCGATGAGTTCAGCTTCGTACTTAAGAGAGAGACCACCCTCTTCAGCCGCAGGGCAAG CAAGATTATTACCACCATCTCCTCGTTTTTTGCTGCCTCCTACGTGTTCCACTGGCCCTCCTATTTCCCGGACACGCCCCTTCTGTATCCGCCCACATTTGATGGCCGAGTGGTCCtctaccccaccccctccaacCTCAGGGACTACCTCTCTTGGAGACAAGCCGACTGTCACATCAACAATCTTTACAATACTTGCTTCTGGGCACTAGTGCATTCCGGTCTCTCCACAACTGAGGCACAGGCTAAACTAtct ggaTCTGTCTCAGCTGACAAGAATGAGCTTCTATTCTCTTAATTTGGTATAAACTACAACCACACTTCAGAGATGTTTAGAAAAGGCACAGTTCTCCTATGGACCCCTGTTCCCCCCAAAGACCCATTAACCAACAAACCAGAACAAGAGATCGTTAGCTCTCCCAAGGCAGACATTACAACAAGAAGTGTGCAGGATGGTGGTGCAGGTGTCGGTGGCAGTAAGAAGACTAAGAGAACAATTAGACCACTTTATTGTGATATTATTAGTGACGAGTTTTGGAGAGAGCATCTGAATCTCAAATAG
- the LOC135343506 gene encoding uncharacterized protein LOC135343506 — protein sequence MADLATLKRRRGTVKASLTRLTTKLAELEDSDRDASFSTYAQQYVKKLETLDASFKTHHLAIMDIEKEEQLGAEQEALDQHDEDIMTLSVRLQVLLSSTATLTVTPPETRYLPDRAVLERRSTQLQARLLAISEDVSRLSGDPSELHLVFLHQEQLSDLKKELSDLRNEVLVITTDTSDVLWVDTQRQDRSIFDASVKVKKLLHSPPSDPTETLTPEPRGVKLPKIDVPTFDGDMLHWKTFWEQFDIAIDGRSDISNTEKLVYLRHSLKDCTAKSVIEGLSHTGDQYAEATASLKSRYDRPRIIHQAHVRKIYEVANLKEGSGKELRQLHDTVQQHLRALKAMGHEPSGPFITSLLELKLDKETMFEWQRASQDSSDIPHYSKILNFLDLRAQASETCSTDAKKHPRFDQKKFNARTVTSHTSSATDATPKCPHCKTQRHPVYVCPQFKSLPHDKMLAVVHTNSLCLNCLRPGHIVRNCVSNNRCRKCQKSHHTLLHNEAKTPPDGETSAFAVAPMVSSNAQPGSSGKALLMTCQVLLHSPDGSQVRARGLIDSGSSTSFISERLAQSLCLPRSTQNIRISGIAGISHGSPLHSIASFKISPVLSPKEQLQVSAIVVPRVTCDLPIQPIHFDSKWKHLSNLQLADPDFGQPNKIDILLGVDVYADVVLQGRRSGPVGTPVAFETKFGWVLAGRVNKLTIPSEITSHHVIAISGDDILRKFWELEEGPRDCSNFSPEERFVVQHYANTHTKTNTGRFVVPLPKNPQAKPLGESRSSAIRRFLSLERSLHARNQFQEFASVMQEYVDMNHAELVPETNLKKPSEKVFYLPMHAVRKEDSTTTKLRVVFDASAKSSTGVSLNDTLLVGPTVHPPLIDVLLRFRTHRVALTTDVSKMYRAIDLTMDDRDMHRFVWRNDPNDPLCDYRMTRVTFGVSASSFAANMSVKQNAIDHATNYPLAANAVNYSFYVDDGLTGADSVSEAIELQRQLQDLFSLGGFLLRKWTSSEPCVIKDLPAELKNSKSTQTMPSSEEYTKTLGIQWNAHKDHFKLAIASPPPLESITKRGLLSDVAKTFDVLGWFSPSTIKVKILMQLLWECKIDWDDPVPSDIQDAWIQWRKELPLLSQKHVPRCYFDKKSQPHCLQLHGFSDASEVAYAAVVYLRITDKSENAQISLVMSKTKVAPIKRLTIPRLELCGAQLLAQLIHHVRQVLEIPLSHVFAWTDSTIVLNWLDGSPKRFKTYVGNRVSTIVDLIPPDKWRHVAGTENPADCASRGLYPSELLNHSLWWDGPIWLKESSSSWPEKFPLPSNKKEIEESEVALSALTLIPTPIIPVDRFSGYSHLKRITAWMIRFVTNFQTKNHAERSKGNLSISELQAAENYWVKLIQTTHFGADIVSLKRKHALSASSPLLPLQPFIDSSNILRVGGRRQLSQTSYQSQHQTILHGKHLLTHMIIRDEHLRLLHAGPTLLEASLSRRYHIVGGRKLIRSIARKCLTCRRYTARPKPQMLGQLPVERITPGSVFDNVGVDYAGPVLIKYGYVRKPKLVKAYICVFVSLSVKAVHLELVTDLTSEAFIACFKRFIARRGLPSLVWSDNGTNFTGAAREIKELYQFLQTQSTQDEVNHYLSDKGVTWKFIPQRAPHFGGIWEAAVKSTKTHLRRVLGEVKLTYEELSTLLAQIESCLNSRPLASLVNDDDGIEALTPGHFIIGKPLTALPETTPSSRSISLLKRWQLCKSLLRHFWNRWSSEYVTQIGRFTKWRHPTRNIETGDLVLIHENSPIPTKWPLARVVKVHPGKDNLVRVATVRTATGTYTRPVTKLALLLPNDEQ from the coding sequence ATGGCTGACTTAGCGACTCTCAAGAGACGAAGAGGTACTGTAAAGGCTAGCCTTACTAGGCTCACCACGAAACTAGCTGAACTGGAAGACTCGGATCGGGACGCATCCTTCTCAACCTATGCCCAACAGTACGTTAAGAAGCTTGAAACACTTGATGCTAGCTTCAAAACTCATCACCTCGCTATTATGGACATTGAAAAGGAAGAGCAACTTGGCGCAGAGCAAGAAGCTCTTGATCAACACGACGAAGATATCATGACCCTATCTGTGAGATTGCAAGTGTTATTGTCCTCTACTGCTACTTTGACTGTGACACCTCCTGAGACTCGCTACCTCCCAGACCGTGCCGTTCTTGAGCGTCGCTCAACACAACTGCAAGCAAGGCTCCTAGCCATCAGTGAAGACGTCTCTAGACTCTCGGGTGATCCCAGCGAACTCCATCTAGTTTttcttcatcaagaacaactATCCGACCTCAAGAAGGAACTGTCAGACCTCAGAAACGAAGTACTGGTAATCACCACAGACACCTCAGATGTACTCTGGGTGGATACACAACGACAAGACAGAAGTATATTTGATGCATCTGTGAAAGTTAAGAAGCTGCTACACAGCCCACCCTCTGATCCAACTGAAACTCTCACACCAGAACCTCGTGGTGTCAAGCTACCTAAGATTGATGTACCCACATTCGACGGCGATATGTTACACTGGAAAACATTTTGGGAACAATTTGACATAGCGATCGACGGCCGTTCAGACATTTCCAACACGGAAAAACTGGTGTACTTACGTCACTCCCTCAAAGATTGTACAGCTAAATCTGTAATAGAAGGATTGTCTCACACTGGTGATCAGTATGCTGAAGCTACTGCCTCCCTGAAGTCTCGCTATGACCGTCCTCGCATCATCCACCAAGCCCATGTCAGAAAAATCTATGAAGTGGCTAATCTGAAGGAAGGCTCAGGAAAGGAACTAAGACAGCTGCATGACACTGTACAGCAGCATTTACGAGCTTTGAAAGCGATGGGTCATGAACCCTCTGGTCCCTTTATCACCTCACTACTTGAGCTGAAGCTGGACAAAGAGACCATGTTCGAATGGCAAAGGGCCAGTCAAGATTCCTCTGACATACCCCACTACAGCAAGATCCTCAATTTCCTCGACCTGCGTGCTCAAGCCTCAGAAACATGCTCAACTGATGCCAAAAAACATCCTCGTTTTGACCAGAAGAAGTTCAACGCAAGGACAGTAACCTCCCATACTTCGAGTGCTACAGACGCAACTCCGAAATGTCCCCACTGCAAAACCCAAAGGCATCCTGTATATGTCTGTCCTCAATTCAAGTCGCTTCCTCACGACAAGATGCTGGCTGTGGTCCACACAAACAGTCTGTGTCTCAACTGTCTTCGACCAGGTCACATTGTAAGAAATTGTGTCAGCAACAACCGTTGTAGAAAGTGCCAGAAATCTCACCACACTCTACTTCACAACGAAGCGAAGACTCCACCTGATGGGGAAACTTCTGCATTCGCCGTAGCTCCTATGGTTTCAAGCAATGCCCAGCCTGGCTCCTCAGGGAAAGCCCTTCTGATGACTTGCCAAGTACTACTTCACTCCCCCGATGGCTCGCAAGTCCGTGCCCGTGGTCTGATTGACTCTGGCTCCTCAACTTCATTTATCTCTGAGCGCTTGGCACAATCTCTCTGTCTCCCTCGATCGACTCAGAATATCAGAATCTCAGGGATCGCTGGCATATCCCATGGCTCTCCCTTACACTCAATTGCAAGTTTCAAAATCTCTCCTGTCCTCTCACCTAAAGAGCAGCTACAAGTCTCAGCAATCGTTGTGCCACGTGTAACTTGCGATTTACCTATTCAACCTATCCATTTCGACTCAAAATGGAAGCACCTCTCTAACCTCCAACTCGCAGATCCTGACTTTGGACAACCCAACAAGATCGATATACTTTTGGGAGTAGATGTCTACGCCGATGTAGTACTACAAGGCCGGCGGAGTGGACCTGTTGGGACTCCTGTGGCATTCGAGACAAAGTTTGGGTGGGTTCTCGCTGGAAGAGTAAACAAGCTCACGATCCCATCTGAAATTACATCTCATCATGTGATAGCTATTTCAGGAGATGATATCCTACGCAAATTCTGGGAATTAGAAGAAGGTCCTAGGGATTGCTCCAACTTCTCTCCAGAAGAACGTTTTGTCGTTCAGCACTATGCGAACACTCACACCAAAACAAACACTGGTCGGTTTGTAGTTCCCTTGCCAAAGAATCCTCAAGCGAAGCCACTTGGCGAGTCCAGGTCTTCAGCCATCCGTAGATTTCTCTCATTGGAGCGTTCACTGCACGCAAGAAATCAGTTTCAAGAGTTTGCCTCAGTAATGCAGGAATATGTGGATATGAACCATGCTGAGCTGGTCCCAGAAACAAACTTAAAGAAACCTAGTGAGAAGGTATTTTACTTGCCCATGCATGCCGTTCGCAAGGAAGACAGTACTACTACCAAGCTCCGAGTTGTATTTGATGCTTCTGCGAAGTCAAGCACTGGCGTCTCACTCAACGACACTCTACTAGTTGGACCGACCGTCCATCCTCCTCTCATTGATGTGCTACTCCGTTTCCGGACTCACCGTGTTGCCTTGACCACGGATGTTAGTAAAATGTATCGGGCCATTGATCTAACCATGGATGACAGAGATATGCACAGATTTGTATGGAGAAACGATCCAAACGACCCCCTTTGTGACTACAGGATGACTCGAGTCACATTTGGTGTTTCAGCCTCCTCTTTTGCAGCCAACATGTCGGTAAAACAAAATGCCATTGACCACGCGACAAACTACCCACTGGCCGCAAATGCTGTAAACTACTCATTCTACGTCGACGATGGGTTGACTGGAGCAGACTCCGTCTCTGAAGCTATAGAGTTACAGCGGCAACTTCAAGACCTTTTTTCCCTGGGAGGGTTCCTCCTTCGGAAGTGGACTTCCAGTGAACCATGCGTCATCAAAGACTTGCCCGCTGAATTAAAAAATTCCAAATCGACACAGACTATGCCTTCATCTGAAGAATATACCAAAACTCTTGGAATCCAGTGGAACGCTCACAAAGATCACTTCAAGTTGGCTATTGCTAGTCCACCCCCACTTGAAAGCATAACCAAACGTGGACTACTCTCTGACGTCGCTAAGACATTTGATGTCCTAGGATGGTTCTCACCGTCGACTATCAAAGTCAAAATCCTAATGCAACTACTATGGGAGTGTAAGATTGACTGGGATGATCCTGTCCCTTCTGACATCCAAGATGCGTGGATCCAATGGAGAAAAGAATTACCACTCCTGTCTCAAAAACACGTTCCTCGTTGCTACTTTGACAAGAAATCTCAACCTCACTGTCTACAGCTACACGGTTTCTCAGATGCTTCGGAAGTCGCATATGCAGCGGTTGTATACCTACGCATTACGGACAAGTCTGAGAATGCTCAAATCTCTTTGGTAATGTCAAAGACAAAGGTTGCTCCAATCAAGCGGTTGACAATCCCTCGTCTGGAACTATGCGGAGCACAGTTGCTCGCCCAGCTGATACACCACGTCAGACAAGTGCTCGAAATTCCCCTTTCTCATGTTTTTGCTTGGACAGACAGCACTATTGTCCTCAACTGGCTAGATGGATCCCCCAAAAGATTCAAGACCTATGTAGGCAACCGTGTCTCGACCATAGTTGATCTCATTCCACCTGACAAGTGGAGACACGTAGCTGGAACAGAGAACCCTGCTGATTGCGCTTCAAGAGGTCTCTACCCCTCTGAGCTTCTGAATCACTCTTTATGGTGGGACGGTCCGATCTGGCTCAAGGAATCTTCTAGCAGTTGGCCTGAGAAGTTCCCTCTACCTTCAAACAAGAAAGAAATTGAAGAGAGTGAAGTGGCGCTATCTGCACTCACCCTAATTCCTACCCCAATCATACCCGTTGACAGATTCTCTGGATATAGCCACTTGAAACGCATTACTGCATGGATGATTCGTTTCGTAACAAATTTTCAAACAAAAAATCATGCTGAACGAAGCAAGGGAAATCTCTCAATTAGTGAACTGCAAGCAGCTGAGAATTACTGGGTCAAGCTCATTCAGACTACTCACTTTGGAGCTGATATTGTATCTCTTAAAAGAAAACATGCTCTCTCTGCCTCCAGTCCACTCTTGCCTCTACAACCATTCATTGATTCTTCAAACATCCTTCGCGTTGGCGGTAGGAGGCAGCTATCACAGACGTCCTACCAGTCTCAGCACCAAACCATACTGCATGGGAAGCATCTCCTTACTCATATGATTATACGCGATGAGCATCTACGCCTGTTACATGCTGGTCCAACACTTCTCGAAGCTTCTCTATCTCGGCGCTACCATATAGTTGGTGGACGAAAGTTGATTCGATCCATTGCTCGAAAATGTCTTACCTGCCGTAGATATACAGCAAGACCCAAGCCACAAATGCTTGGACAACTCCCTGTTGAGAGAATCACGCCAGGTTCAGTGTTTGACAACGTTGGTGTAGACTACGCTGGTCCAGTCTTAATCAAGTACGGCTACGTACGCAAACCGAAGTTAGTGAAGGCTTACATATGCGTGTTTGTCTCCCTCTCCGTGAAGGCAGTCCACCTGGAGTTGGTGACTGACCTAACATCTGAGGCATTCATTGCTTGTTTCAAACGCTTCATTGCTCGGCGTGGCCTcccctcacttgtatggagcgACAATGGCACAAACTTTACCGGAGCTGCCAGAGAGATCAAGGAACTCTACCAATTCCTCCAGACCCAATCCACTCAAGACGAAGTCAATCACTACCTTTCTGACAAAGGAGTGACATGGAAATTCATCCCCCAACGTGCACCTCACTTCGGTGGAATCTGGGAAGCCGCCGTCAAATCAACAAAGACCCACTTAAGACGAGTTTTGGGTGAAGTGAAACTAACTTATGAAGAGCTGTCTACTCTGTTAGCCCAGATTGAGTCCTGTCTCAACAGCCGACCTCTTGCTTCCCTCGTGAATGACGATGATGGTATAGAAGCACTCACTCCTGGTCACTTCATTATCGGCAAACCTCTCACTGCTCTGCCAGAAACGACCCCCTCAAGCCGATCAATTTCTCTCCTAAAGCGTTGGCAACTTTGCAAATCATTGTTACGGCATTTTTGGAACCGATGGTCCTCAGAGTATGTTACTCAAATTGGACGATTTACGAAATGGCGTCACCCCACCAGAAACATAGAAACTGGCGATTTGGTTCTCATCCATGAGAATTCACCCATACCCACTAAATGGCCACTAGCCAGAGTCGTCAAAGTACACCCTGGAAAAGATAATTTGGTACGCGTAGCCACTGTTAGAACTGCTACCGGAACATATACTCGCCCTGTGACGAAGCTAGCATTGCTTCTACCGAACGATGAACAATGA
- the LOC135343508 gene encoding E3 ubiquitin-protein ligase TRIM71-like, with translation MAEGPDPVVADLEQEVTCGICHDRYQEPKLLPCCHYYCKQCIFTLSSRYRPNQPFPCPDCREPTILPDNNPDRLPTAFFINRMKALHSRMEKAHGKLETTCEVCSGGKATAFCRQCVQFICEKCVESHQRMKAVFGTHIVSTLDELKQGGVKELTFENPPPPKCEDHEEPKKIFCFDCDKLICRDCVVFDHRDHKSEFVKKAVPATRKKLTEHLSPLKNLLPDLSTAVNQVKGTKQKIQAQKELTERQVNAKFQELHDILDRCKVRVLQESSALADSKMEKLTVQEKGLDLSLGTARSLIDFVERTLENASDEELITMQEQVVSRIDAEVVKRGKEAANPDPVEKDDFGVQVFVCEDLKKLCENNVFVYEGKPIVKGDGIKTAKVDKCSKLIFYCGSKRGKPQVLLKTLSDDTSQELQAVPVRGGVYSVEYTPRVRGRHHLLISVDDQPIPGSPSSVLVKIPPTKLDKPVRVIRGINEPLYMAFNSSEELIVTDYSGDVLVFDKKGEQIRSISESKHGFGSISGVAVDKEDNIYVSDSIKHCVYKFNKRGDLLKTFGTRGSGPKELNYPRGIAVAGDQVFVCDQSNHRVQVLTTELEPVKQIGSEGTGNEHFNGPEDVAVDNEQMVYVTDYNNHRVQVLTMDGRFIRSIGKKGSGQGDLSGPRGVCVTGFVYVADYYNNRVSVFTKDGQFVTSFGNGHITFPFGVTVDSDGFVYVRSNGSVVVF, from the coding sequence ATGGCCGAAGGACctgatccagttgttgctgatctcgagcaagaagtgacctgtggcatctgtcatgaccgctaccaagagccaaagctgctcccttgttgtcactactactgcaagcaatgcatcttcacactctccagtcgctaccGACCCAACCAGCCGTTCCCCTGCCCCGACTGTCGTGAGCCCACTATATTGCCAGACAACAACCCAGACAGACTACccactgcgttcttcatcaacCGGATGAAAGCACTCCACTCGAGGATGGAGAAAGCCCACGGAAAGTTGGAGACCACCTGTGAAGTGTGCTCTGGGGGAAAGGCCACTGCATTCTGCCGACAATGTGTCCAGTTCATTTGCGAAAAATGTGTAGAATCTCATCAACGTATGAAAGCTGTGTTTGGTACACATATCGTCTCCACTCTGGACGAGCTCAAACAGGGCGGAGTGAAAGAACTAACATTTGAAAACCCACCACCCCCAAAATGCGAGGATCACGAGGAACCAAAAAAGATTTTCTGTTTTGATTGTGATAAGCTCATCTGTCGAGACTGTGTTGTGTTCGATCACCGTGACCACAAGTCAGAATTTGTTAAGAAAGCCGTCCCCGCAACTCGCAAAAAGCTGACAGAgcacctctccccactcaAGAACCTACTGCCTGATCTGAGCACCGCTGTGAATCAAGTGAAAGGAACTAAACAGAAGATTCAGGCCCAGAAGGAactgacagagagacaagtgAATGCCAAGTTCCAGGAGCTACACGATATTCTCGATCGATGCAAGGTTCGTGTTTTACAAGAATCTTCTGCTTTGGCTGATTCAAAGATGGAGAAGCTGACGGTTCAAGAGAAGGGTCTGGACCTGTCCCTGGGCACTGCTCGGAGTTTGATTGACTTTGTAGAGCGTACACTAGagaatgcaagtgatgaagaactgattacgatgcaagagcaggtggtgagtcgaatcgatgccgaggtggtgaagcgagggaaggaagcagccaatcctgatccagtggagaaagatgattttggagtccaagtgtttgtttgtgaggaTCTCAAGAAGTTGTGTGAGAACAATGTTTTTGTGTATGAAGGAAAGCCGATTGTGAAAGGAGACGGTATCAAAACAGCTAAAGTTGACAAATGTTCAAAACTGATATTTTATTGCGGTTCAAAAAGAGGCAAGCCACAAGTTCTACTGAAAACGCTATCAGATGACACATCTCAAGAATTGCAAGCAGtgcctgtgaggggtggagtgtacagtgttgagtacacccctagggtacgtggtcgacaccacctcctgatctcagtggACGACCAGCCCATCCCAGGAAGCCCCTCCTCTGTGCTCGTCAaaataccccccaccaagctAGACAAACCAGTGAGGGTGATAAGAGGAATCAACGAACCTCTGTATATGGCATTCAACTCATCAGAAGAACTGATTGTAACTGACTATAGCGGTGATGTTTTGGTGTTTGACAAGAAAGGAGAACAAATTCGTAGCATCAGCGAATCAAAGCATGGGTTTGGCAGTATCTCTGGTGTGGCAGTAGACAAGGAGGACAACATCTATGTCAGTGATAGCATcaaacactgtgtgtacaagttcaaCAAAAGAGGAGATCTGTTGAAGACGTTTGGAACGAGAGGAAGTGGTCCAAAGGAACTCAACTACCCTCGAGGGATAGCAGTCGCTGGtgatcaagtgtttgtgtgcgatcAGAGTAATCACAGAGTCCAAGTGTTGACGACAGAGCTGGAGCCAGTCAAGCAGATTGGTTCAGAGGGAACTGGTAATGAGCATTTTAACGGACCAGAGGATGTTGCAGTGGACAATGAACAAATGGTGTATGTCACTGACTATAATAATCATCGTGTTCAAGTGCTCACTATGGATGGTCGGTTTATTCGCTCGATTGGAAAGAAAGGAAGTGGACAAGGAGATCTGTCTGGCCctcgtggtgtgtgtgtcactggttttgtttatgttgctgattattataacaatcgtgtgtcagtgttcactaaagacggtcagtttgtcacatcatttggtaatggtCATATCACTTTTCCTTTTGGAGTAActgtggacagtgatggttTTGTGTATGTGCGCAGTAACGGATCTGTTGTTGTCTTTTAG
- the LOC135343525 gene encoding E3 ubiquitin-protein ligase TRIM71-like produces MAEGPDPVVADLEQEVTCGICHDRYQEPKLLPCCHYYCKQCILTLSSRYPLNQPFPCPDCREPTLLPDNNPDRLPTAFFINRMKALHSRMEKAHGKLEAICEMCSGGKATAFCRQCVNFICEDCVKSHKRLRVFAGHAISTLDELKQGGVKELTFESPPPQKCEDHEEPKKIFCFNCDKLICRDCAVFDHRDHKSEFVKKAAPATRKKLTEHLSPLKNLLPDLSTAVNQVKGAKQKIQAQKKLTERQVNAKFQELHDILDRCKVRVLRESSASADSKMEKLTVQEKGLDLSLGTAQSLIDFVERTLENASDEELITMQEQVVSRIDAEVVKRGKEAANPDPMEKDNFGVKVFVCEDLKKLCENNIIVYEGKPIVKGDGIKTAEVDKCSKLIFYCGSKRGKLQVLLKTLSDDTSQQLQAVPVRGGVYSVEYTPRVRGRHHLLISVDDKPIPGSPFSVLVKIPPTKLDKPVRVIRGINNPWYMAFNSSEELIVTDYIGDVLVFDKKGEQIRSISKSKHGFGGIIGVAVDKEDNIYVCDSNKDCVYKFNKRGDLLKRFGTKGTGPKELNWPRGIAVVGDQVFVCDRKSHRVQVLTTELEPVKQIGSKGTGNEHSNEPEDVAVDNEQILYVTDCNNHRVQVLTMDGRFIRSIGKKGSGRGDLSRPYGVCVTGFVYVAENNNNRVSVFTKDGQFVTSFGNGHITSPIGVAVDSDGFVYVRSGRSVVIF; encoded by the coding sequence ATGGCCGAAGGACctgatccagttgttgctgatctcgagcaagaggtgacctgtggtatctgtcatgaccgctaccaggagccaaagctgctcccttgttgtcactactactgcaagcaatgcatcctcacactctccagtcgctaccCACTCAACCAGCCATTCCCCTGCCCCGACTGTCGTGAGCCCACTCTATTGCCAGACAACAACCCAGACAGACTGCccactgcgttcttcatcaacCGGATGAAAGCACTCCACTCTAGGATGGAGAAAGCCCACGGCAAGTTGGAGGCTATCTGTGAAATGTGCTCTGGGGGAAAGGCTACAGCATTCTGCCGACAGTGTGTCAATTTCATCTGTGAAGATTGTGTAAAGTCTCATAAACGATTGAGAGTATTTGCCGGACATGCCATCTCCACTCTGGACGAGCTCAAACAAGGCGGAGTGAAAGAACTAACATTTGAAAGCCCTCCACCCCAAAAATGTGAAGATCATGAGGAACCAAAGAAGATTTTCTGTTTCAATTGCGACAAGCTCATCTGTCGAGACTGTGCTGTGTTCGATCACCGTGACCACAAGTCAGAGTTTGTTAAGAAAGCCGCCCCTGCAACTCGCAAAAAGCTGACAGAGCACCTCTCTCCACTCAAGAATCTACTGCCTGATCTGAGCACAGCTGTGAATCAAGTGAAAGGAGCTAAACAGAAGATCCAGGCCCAGAAAAAactgacagagagacaagtgAATGCCAAGTTCCAGGAGCTACACGATATTCTCGATCGATGCAAGGTTCGTGTTTTACGAGAGTCTTCTGCTTCGGCTGATTCAAAGATGGAGAAGCTGACAGTTCAAGAGAAGGGTCTGGACCTGTCCCTGGGcactgctcagagtttgattgactttgtagagcgtacactggagaatgcaagtgatgaagaactgATTACGATGCAAGAGCAGGTGGTGAGTCGAATCGATGCCGAGGTAGTGAAGCGAGGGAAGGAAGCAGCCAATCCTGATCCCATGGAGAAAGATAATTTTGGAGTcaaagtgtttgtttgtgaggaTCTCAAGAAGTTGTGTGAGAACAATATTATTGTGTATGAAGGAAAGCCGATTGTGAAAGGAGACGGTATCAAAACAGCTGAAGTTGACAAATGTTCAAAACTGATATTTTATTGCGGTTCAAAAAGAGGCAAGCTACAAGTTTTACTGAAAACGCTATCTGATGACACATCTCAACAACTACAAGCAGtgcctgtgaggggtggagtgtacagcgttgagtacacccctagggtacgtggtcgacaccacctcctgatctcagtggACGACAAGCCCATCCCAGGaagccccttctctgtgctcgtcaaaataccccccaccaagctGGACAAACCAGTGAGGGTGATAAGAGGAATCAACAACCCTTGGTATATGGCATTCAACTCATCCGAAGAACTGATTGTAACTGACTATATCGGTGATGTTTTGGTGTTTGACAAGAAAGGAGAACAAATTCGAAGCATCAGCAAATCAAAGCATGGGTTTGGCGGTATCATTGGTGTGGCAGTAGACAAGGAGGACAACATCTATGTCTGTGACTCGAACAAAgactgtgtgtacaagttcaaCAAAAGAGGAGATCTGCTGAAGAGATTTGGGACGAAGGGAACTGGTCCAAAGGAACTCAACTGGCCTCGAGGAATAgcagttgttggtgatcaagtgtttgtgtgcgatcGAAAAAGTCACAGAGTCCAAGTTTTGACGACAGAGCTGGAGCCAGTCAAGCAGATTGGTTCAAAGGGAACTGGTAATGAACATTCTAACGAACCAGAGGATGTGGCAGTGGACAATGAACAAATATTGTATGTCACTGACTGTAACAATCATCGTGTTCAAGTGCTCACTATGGATGGTCGGTTTATTCGCTCGATTGGAAAGAAAGGAAGTGGACGAGGAGATCTGTCTCGCCcttatggtgtgtgtgtcactggttttgtttatgttgctGAGAATAACAACAATCGTGTGTCAGTGTTCACTAAAGACGGTCAGtttgtcacatcatttggtaatggtCATATCACTTCTCCTATTGGAGTagctgtggacagtgatggttTTGTGTATGTGCGCAGTGGCAGATCTGTTGTTATCTTTTAG